One Trichoderma asperellum chromosome 5, complete sequence genomic region harbors:
- a CDS encoding uncharacterized protein (EggNog:ENOG41~TransMembrane:1 (o12-33i)) codes for MNDKLVVVKTLVIPAVISLILFLILTFVIVPIWRHYRVRYSQYLPIDAISEQTTSWRYRITNRLIRLASVPFTWRRNREVASGAVDLEEGEELGEIDDDIRQVLNAIARSRQGAESTRRLSRELEEGFIDDSDSSDSD; via the exons ATGAACGACAAACTGGTCGTCGTCAAA ACGCTCGTCATCCCCGCCGTCATCTcgctcatcctcttcctcattcTCACCTTCGTCATCGTCCCGATATGGCGCCACTACCGCGTCCGCTATAGCCAGTACCTCCCCATCGATGCCATCTCCGAACAGACAACCTCATGGCGCTACCGCATCACCAATCGCCTCATCAGACTCGCCAGCGTTCCTTTCACATGGAGGAGGAATAGGGAGGTGGCCTCTGGCGCGGTTGATCtcgaggagggagaagagttGGGAGAGATTGACGACGACATCCGGCAGGTGCTTAACGCTATTGCACGGTCGAGACAGGGGGCCGAGAGCACGAGGCGACTCAGCCGAGA GCTAGAGGAAGGTTTTATCGACGACAGCGACTCATCAGATTCGGACTAA
- a CDS encoding uncharacterized protein (EggNog:ENOG41): MAVLSQDEINRGLGIRKATVQDLSFLQAIVNASYSKYIERMGKPPAPMLLNYDELPKGQDIFVLETISDEKGSEIVGSITLAMDDADGAVKISNVVVGPAAQGRGYGRTLMDFAEGVARDKGVDSLVLYTNAKMHENISLYPKFGYIETERKSEDGYDRVYFRKQLKD, encoded by the coding sequence ATGGCTGTTCTCTCTCAAGACGAAATAAACAGAGGTCTCGGCATCAGGAAGGCCACAGTGCAAGATTTGTCCTTTTTGCAGGCTATCGTCAATGCCAGCTACTCGAAATACATCGAGCGGATGGGAAAGCCCCCTGCGCCGATGCTCCTAAATTATGACGAATTACCCAAAGGACAAGATATTTTCGTTTTGGAGACTATTTCTGATGAAAAAGGCTCTGAAATTGTTGGCTCGATTACACTTGCCATGGATGATGCAGACGGTGCGGTCAAGATCAGCAATGTGGTTGTTGGGCCTGCAGCTCAAGGGCGAGGATATGGCCGTACGCTGATGGATTTTGCAGAGGGAGTGGCAAGAGACAAGGGTGTCGATTCGCTGGTTCTATATACTAATGCAAAGATGCATGAGAATATCAGCCTGTATCCAAAATTTGGGTATATAGAGACGGAGAGAAAGAGCGAAGATGGTTACGATCGAGTGTATTTTCGCAAGCAGCTGAAGGACTAG
- a CDS encoding uncharacterized protein (SECRETED:SignalP(1-20)) encodes MAKFAQLLASAAALVAGVSAIGDESILINEIGRLNNQSLLWGPYKPNLYFGVRPRLPQGLWAGLMWGRAEGYMDIQQLFRYTCEQGQDIHGYGWDEFDARTGGVQTIHDEGNGLDVTISFIKVPGGNHGGSWGARIKATVRDDAPPDSKYLVHYYVAQEELGDLVVQGDDNGGLGFEGDVTFKGNSPSLGDYQVVITKGTGNHPTSDHEISASRRGDTTVVRSVSLAAGDVWQAKPAVFQFMQDTIKDMQQDYDEENFPPPWQIYRIKSQPGSGNAHVVQKVFEGGFEFDIIFSSASAGKEMTSKDITREIKVASESFGERFSSVFDLKEPYTAEKYQQFGKSMFSNLIGGIGYFQGHQLIDRSYADEYEEENEGFWEDTAEARARKAQQLEGPYELFTSVPSRPFFPRGFFWDEGFHLIPIADWDIDLTLEVVKSWYNTMDSDGWIPREQILGPEARSKVPPEFQVQYPHYANPPTLFLIIEDFMERLRSANVSATAEKEKLSQGQTLYNAHLDNLELGGDFLQKIYPLLRRQYDWFRKTQRGQIKAYDREAFSSKEAYRWRGRTETHCLTSGLDDYPRPQPPHPGELHVDLMSWVGFMTKSLINIADALNLADEIEELKKNLFAIERNLDDLHWSEKEGCYCDASIDEFEEHALVCHKGYISLFPFLVGLMQPDDAKLGKILDLVGDENHLFSPHGLRSLSKQDPLYGTGENYWRSPVWMPINYMALTQLYKIGTQEGPFQRQARGLYNKLRTNLVDTVYKSWEETGFAWEQYNPETGAGQRTQHFTGWTSLVVKIMAMEPLDEAVHIRDEL; translated from the exons ATGGCGAAATTCGCCCAATTGCTGGCTTCAGCGGCGGCGCTGGTAGCTGGTGTCTCCGCTATTGGCGATGAATCCATCTTGATCAATGAAATTGGCCGTCTGAACAACCAGAGTCTGCTATGGGGTCCATACAAACCAAATCTGTATTTTGGAGTGAGGCCGAGGCTGCCTCAGGGCCTATGGGCTGGTTTGATGTGGGGGAGAGCTGAAGGATACATGGATATCCAGCAAT TATTCCGCTATACATGTGAGCAAGGCCAAGATATTCATGGTTATGGCTGGGATGAGTTTGATGCACGAACCGGTGGTGTCCAAACCATTCACGATGAAGGAAACGGCCTTGATGTCACCATTTCTTTCATCAAAGTCCCTGGAGGCAACCATGGTGGCAGTTGGGGTGCCAGGATAAAGGCGACTGTCCGAGATGATGCACCCCCTGACAGCAAATATCTGGTGCACTACTATGTTGCTCAAGAAGAGCTGGGTGATCTTGTGGTCCAGGGCGACGATAATGGCGGGTTAGGATTTGAGGGCGATGTCACTTTCAAGGGAAATTCCCCTTCTCTAGGAGACTACCAAGTCGTAATTACCAAGGGAACCGGTAACCATCCAACTTCTGACCACGAAATAAGCGCTTCACGACGAGGAGACACGACTGTGGTCCGGAGCGTTAGCCTTGCGGCGGGTGATGTATGGCAGGCTAAGCCAGCAGTGTTCCAATTCATGCAAGATACCATCAAAGATATGCAACAAGACTATGACGAGGAAAATTTCCCTCCACCATGGCAAATCTATCGAATCAAGTCTCAGCCAGGTAGCGGCAATGCTCATGTCGTTCAGAAAGTCTTTGAGGGAGGATTCGAATTTGACATCATCTTTTCATCGGCCTCTGCGGGTAAAGAGATGACTAGCAAAGACATCACTCGGGAGATTAAAGTGGCTTCAGAATCCTTTGGAGAGCGGTTCTCAAGCGTCTTTGATTTGAAGGAGCCTTATACGGCTGAGAAATACCAGCAGTTTGGCAAGAGCATGTTTTCCAATTTGATTGGAGGCATTGGATATTTCCAGGGCCACCAATTGATCGATCGGTCTTATGCGGATGAGTacgaagaagagaacgaAGGTTTTTGGGAAGATACCGCTGAAGCCCGAGCTCGTAAAGCCCAGCAGCTAGAGGGCCCCTATGAGCTATTTACAAGCGTTCCATCGCGACCCTTCTTTCCTCGAGGATTCTTTTGGGACGAGGGGTTCCATCTCATCCCAATTGCTGACTGGGATATTGACTTGACCCTTGAAGTTGTTAAAAGCTGGTATAACACCATGGACAGCGATGGATGGATTCCCCGTGAGCAGATCCTTGGCCCAGAGGCAAGAAGCAAAGTGCCACCAGAATTCCAAGTCCAATACCCCCACTACGCCAACCCACCGACTCTATTCCTGATCATTGAGGATTTTATGGAACGTCTACGAAGCGCCAACGTCAGCGCAACCGccgaaaaagagaagctgtCTCAGGGACAAACCTTATACAATGCTCACTTGGATAACTTGGAACTTGGTGGAGATTTCCTCCAAAAGATTTATCCCCTGCTCCGACGTCAATACGATTGGTTCCGCAAGACACAGAGGGGCCAGATCAAGGCATATGATCGAGAAGCATTCTCTTCTAAGGAAGCCTATAGGTGGAGGGGTCGAACTGAGACACATTGTCTTACTAGTGGCTTGGACGACTACCCCCGGCCACAGCCGCCTCATCCTGGCGAGCTCCATGTCGACCTTATGTCTTGGGTTGGATTCATGACCAAATCGCTCATCAACATTGCGGATGCACTTAACTTGGCCGATGAAATTGAAGAGCTAAAGAAGAATCTTTTTGCTATCGAACGCAACCTTGATGACCTTCACTGGTCTGAGAAGGAAGGGTGCTACTGCGATGCAAGCATTGACGAGTTTGAGGAGCACGCTCTTGTCTGTCACAAGGGTTATATCTCACTGTTCCCGTTCTTGGTCGGGTTGATGCAGCCGGATGATGCCAAGCTGGGCAAGATCCTTGATCTGGTTGGTGATGAGAACCACTTATTTAGTCCTCATGGGCTGCGCAGTCTGAGCAAGCAAGATCCGCTATATGGGACTGGGGAGAATTACTGGCGCAGCCCAGTCTGGATGCCAATCAACTACATGGCATTGACGCAGTTATAT AAAATCGGCACCCAAGAGGGCCCTTTCCAGCGCCAAGCCAGGGGCTTGTACAACAAGTTACGTACGAATCTGGTCGATACAGTCTACAAGAGCTGGGAGGAGACGGGTTTCGCGTGGGAGCAGTACAATCCTGAGACGGGTGCTGGTCAGCGCACCCAGCACTTCACCGGCTGGACGAGTTTGGTGGTGAAGATTATGGCGATGGAGCCATTGGACGAGGCTGTGCACATTAGAGATGAGCTATGA